A part of Arachis hypogaea cultivar Tifrunner chromosome 12, arahy.Tifrunner.gnm2.J5K5, whole genome shotgun sequence genomic DNA contains:
- the LOC112729804 gene encoding protein MAIN-LIKE 1-like, with protein sequence MRRQQGMRLDDRYVLYLQMAGLYNLARLNDRWFRLDEALVSAFVERWRPETHTFHMSFGECTITLQDVAYQLGLPVDGRYVSGCLLEFQIYIQGGRPAWVWFQELLGVIPPPSQVQKYAVNCSWFQETFGECPEGADDETVRRYARAYIMMLLGTQLFADKSGNRIHIRWIPYVARLEEMGTYSWGVCSTGMVVPMHVPSGEQTCGQVSGPTTATSVLDLLAIF encoded by the coding sequence atgcggcggcagcagggcatgcgactCGATGACAGATACGTTCTGTACTTACAAATGGCCGGATTATACAATCTTGCCAGGCTGAACGACAGATGGTTTCGGTTAGATGAGGCCCTTGTCAGTGCCTTTGTCGAGcgatggcgtccggagacgcacacaTTTCATATgtcgttcggagagtgcacgatcacacttcaGGATGTGGCGTACCAGTTGGGTTTGCCAGTGGATGGGCGTTACGTGAGCGGCTGCCTATTAGAATTCCAGATATACATCCAGGGTGGCCGTCCAGCTTGGGTGTGGTTTCAGGAGTTGCTTGGAGTGATTCCTCCTCCCagccaggttcagaagtacgcagTAAACTGCAGCTGGTTCCAGGAGACTTTTGGAGAGTGCCCCGAGGGAGCTGATGACGAGACTGTGCGGCGATATGCTcgtgcgtacatcatgatgttgttgggtacgcagctgtttgccgacaagtcTGGCAACCGCATTCACATCAGATGGATTCCCTACGTAGctaggcttgaggagatgggtaCCTACAGTTGGGGGGTCTGCAGCACTGGCATGGTTGTACCGAtgcatgtgccgagtggcgaACAGACATGTGGTCAAGTTAGCGGGCCCACTACAGCTACTTCAGTCTTGGATCTTCTGGCGATTTTCTAG
- the LOC112727074 gene encoding uncharacterized protein At1g03900: MSFEVEEEEAYEHTLLVVREVSVYKIPPRASAGGYKCGEWLQSDKIWSGRIRVVSRRDRCEIRLEDPNSGDLFAACFIYPGQRETSVEPCLDSSRYFVLKIEDGRGKHAFIGLGFNERNEAFDFNVALSDHDKYVSREQEKEVAGGDDESQIDIHPAVNHRLKEGETIRINVKHKASSGTGMLSAAGLTGGHAATPKPKPKALSLAPPPTGAGKIRSPLPPPPNDPVAARIASTTRSSDPKSTNESVGHSTDSLSDLSQLKKNLPSTTTSGSTTASGWAAF; encoded by the exons ATGTCGTTTGAGGTGGAGGAAGAGGAGGCCTACGAGCACACTCTATTGGTGGTGCGCGAGGTCTCCGTCTACAAGATCCCGCCGCGCGCCTCCGCCGGCGGCTACAAGTGCGGCGAGTGGCTCCAGTCCGACAAGATCTGGTCAGGTCGGATCCGCGTCGTATCCCGCCGCGACCGCTGCGAGATCCGCCTCGAAGATCCGAACTCCGGCGACCTATTCGCCGCCTGCTTCATCTACCCGGGGCAGCGCGAGACCTCCGTCGAACCTTGCCTCGATTCCTCACGCTACTTCGTCCTTAAGATCGAGGACGGAAGGGggaagcacgcgttcataggattGGGGTTCAATGAGCGAAACGAGGCATTTGATTTCAACGTCGCGCTCTCCGATCACGATAAGTATGTTAGCAGAGAACAGGAAAAGGAAGTCGCCGGCGGCGACGATGAGTCGCAAATTGATATTCATCCAGCAGTTAACCACCGGCTCAAG GAAGGGGAAACCATCAGAATTAATGTGAAGCATAAAGCATCTAGTGGAACTGGCATGCTCTCAGCTGCGGGACTAACAGGAGGGCATGCTGCAAcaccaaagccaaagccaaaagCCTTGAGTCTTGCTCCCCCTCCGACCGGAGCAGGAAAAATCAGGTCTCCTCTTCCACCTCCTCCTAATGATCCTGTTGCTGCTCGGATTGCTTCTACCACTCGCAGCTCTGATCCTAAATCAACCAATGAAAGTGTGGGACATTCCACTGACTCTCTATCAGATCTTTCTCAACTGAAG AAAAACCTTCCCTCAACCACCACTTCAGGATCAACCACAGCTTCAGGATGGGCAGCATTCTGA